A stretch of Gossypium hirsutum isolate 1008001.06 chromosome A06, Gossypium_hirsutum_v2.1, whole genome shotgun sequence DNA encodes these proteins:
- the LOC121230329 gene encoding bet1-like protein At4g14600 codes for MASTSNRTGGGSSYGGAAPYRSRDGLSTRPVASSDEIQLRIDPMHADLDDEISGLRSQVKQLRNVAQEIGSEAKFQKDFLDQLQMTMIKAQAGVKNNIRKLNKSIIKHGSNHIVHVVLFALFCFFVVYMWSKVSRT; via the exons ATGGCGTCGACCTCAAACCGAACCGGTGGCGGTTCCTCCTACGGCGGTGCGGCTCCTTACCGATCAAG AGATGGTTTAAGCACGAGACCGGTGGCTAGCTCCGATGAGATACAATTGCGTATTGATCCGATGCATGCTGATTTGGACGATGAGATCTCTGGTCTCCGTAGCcaagttaaacaattgagaaac GTTGCTCAAGAGATAGGATCAGAAGCAAAATTTCAGAAGGACTTTTTAGATCAGCtg CAAATGACCATGATTAAAGCTCAAGCAGGGGTTAAGAACAACATCAGGAAACTGAACAAGAGTATAATCAAGCATGGGTCAAACCATATTGTTCATGTGGTTCTTTTTGCACTGTTTTGCTTCTTTGTTGTCTACATGTGGTCCAAAGTATCCAGGACATGA
- the LOC121230330 gene encoding serine/threonine-protein kinase PEPKR2, which translates to MRKKRKGSETNVSPEVTNNFAPACDSRSSNIRSHYSLEDYARIKKRCKEDVDAHPIGSCKSRLAGVATAPPCGASSLVPPGRGLKRKIGCIEVITRTGRKKKIEDDYVKGDPIGQGKFGLVWLCRSKTSGVEFACKTLHKGEETVHREVEIMQHLSGHPGVVTLQAVYEEPDCFHLVMELCSGGRLIDQMAEGQYSEQRAANIFKDVMLVIKYCHEMGVVHRDIKPENILLTTSGKIKLADFGLAMRISNGQTLSGLAGSPAYVAPEVLLGNYSEKVDIWSAGVLLHALLVGVLPFQGDSLKEVFEAIKNVKLDFQSGKWESVSKPARDLLARILTRDVSSRITADEVLRHPWILFYTEHSLKTLYTKSKSKNPVEPSIQKFNSPRSESSATRIDSGSRSQRPELVLSSNSSSCKSEELDENGVVDVLAVAISHVRISEPKRSRLCSPPGPIELQCSSNLTANNLCRAF; encoded by the exons atgagaaagaagaggaaaggaaGTGAAACCAATGTATCTCCGGAGGTAACCAACAATTTTGCACCCGCTTGTGACTCTAGATCATCTAACATTAGGTCCCATTATTCCTTAGAAGATTATGCAAGGATCAAAAAAAGGTGCAAAGAAGATGTAGATGCTCATCCTATTGGTTCATGTAAAAGTAGACTAGCTGGTGTTGCGACCGCCCCACCTTGCGGTGCATCTTCTTTGGTTCCTCCGGGAAGAGGTCTTAAGAGGAAGATAGGGTGTATTGAGGTCATTACGCGAACTGGTCGGAAGAAAAAGATTGAGGATGATTATGTTAAAGGCGACCCAATTGGACAGGGGAAATTCGGGTTGGTTTGGTTGTGTAGGTCTAAGACTAGTGGAGTAGAGTTTGCATGTAAAACCTTGCATAAGGGAGAAGAGACAGTTCATAGAGAAGTAGAGATAATGCAGCATTTATCTGGTCATCCGGGGGTTGTGACTTTGCAGGCAGTGTATGAGGAGCCGGATTGCTTTCATCTCGTAATGGAATTGTGCTCTGGAGGTCGTTTGATTGACCAAATGGCAGAGGGTCAGTATTCCGAGCAACGTGCTGCCAATATTTTTAAGGATGTGATGTTAGTCATTAAGTATTGTCATGAGATGGGAGTTGTGCATAGAGATATAAAGCCTGAAAATATTCTCCTCACAACTTCAGGAAAGATAAAGCTGGCAGATTTTGGTCTTGCCATGAGAATCTCCAATG GTCAGACTTTGTCTGGTTTGGCTGGAAGTCCAGCTTATGTTGCGCCTGAAGTACTGTTGGGAAATTATTCCGAGAAGGTTGATATATGGAGTGCTGGTGTGCTCTTACATGCACTTTTGGTCGGTGTTCTTCCATTTCAAGGAGATTCCTTGAAGGAAGTGTTTGAGGCCATCAAGAATGTAAAGCTGGATTTTCAGTCAGGGAAGTGGGAGTCTGTATCTAAACCCGCGCGGGATTTATTGGCAAGAATACTGACGAGGGATGTTTCATCAAGAATAACGGCCGATGAAGTACTAA GGCATCCATGGATATTGTTCTATACCGAGCACTCATTAAAGACATTATACACTAAATCGAAGTCGAAGAATCCAGTAGAACCGTCAATCCAAAAATTCAATTCTCCCAGATCTGAGTCAAGTGCAACGAGGATAGACAGTGGTTCTCGTAGTCAACGTCCAGAGCTAGTCTTATCGTCAAACAGTTCAAGCTGCAAGTCTGAGGAACTAGATGAAAACGGGGTGGTGGATGTGCTTGCAGTAGCAATTTCCCATGTGAGGATATCGGAACCAAAGAGGAGTCGACTTTGTAGTCCACCTGGACCTATAGAGCTGCAGTGTTCATCTAATTTGACTGCTAACAACCTCTGTAGAGCCTTCTGA
- the LOC121230332 gene encoding chaperone protein dnaJ 1, mitochondrial isoform X2 encodes MGRFNWLRLCRRHWVSTMPVEWTIDGGDGFRKFSTIFQSLNRERALHSCSFVTGKPLDLMTPGMSLKERYFHSTGSHFSAKQDYYEILGVPENATRDEIKKAYHALAKKYHPDANKNNPSAKRKFQEITDAYETLQNPEKRREYDTMRAGSSEDMGYGANGAEGFGFYGASGAKGFRYTYQTNFSDSFSKIFSEIFQDEMDQFAPDIQTEILLSFSEAAKGCTKDLQFDAFVTCDSCDGRGYPPNAKVKICSICRGSGTITIPPFTSTCHACKGSGRIIKEHCMSCQGSGFVEGVKEIKVTIPAGVDSGDTIRVPEAGNIRRQGSQLGNLFIKIKVAADPVFTRDGADVYVDSNISFTQAILGGAVEVPTLSGKIQVKIPKGCQHGHLLALRGKGLPKHGFLAYHGDQYVRFRVNLPIEINNRQRAILEELAKEEINNENESTDEGNWLYQQLSTG; translated from the exons ATGGGAAGATTCAATTGGCTAAGGCTA TGTCGACGGCATTGGGTTTCAACCATGCCTGTGGAATGGACGATTGATGGAGGCGATGGGTTTAGGAAATTTTCTACAATATTCCAATCGTTAAATCGTGAAAGAG CTTTGCACAGTTGCAGTTTTGTTACTGGGAAACCCCTTGATCTCATGACCCCAGGAATGTCGTTGAAAGAGCGATATTTTCATTCAACAG GGTCTCACTTCTCTGCTAAACAAGATTACTACGAAATTCTTGGGGTGCCTGAAAATGCGACCCGAGATGAGATTAAAAAGGCATATCATGCA CTTGCCAAGAAGTACCATCCTGACGCTAATAAAAATAATCCTTCTGCGAAGAGGAAGTTTCAAGAGATAACAGATGCCTATGAG ACTTTGCAAAATCCTGAAAAGAGGAGAGAATATGATACG ATGCGTGCCGGAAGTTCAGAAGACATGGGATATGGTGCAAATGGTGCTGAAGGGTTTGGATTCTATGGTGCAAGTGGTGCAAAGGGGTTTAGATATACTTATCAAACAAACTTCTCTGATTCATTCTCTAAGATTTTTTCTGAG ATATTTCAAGATGAGATGGATCAATTTGCACCAGATATCCAG ACAGAGATCTTGCTCTCTTTTTCTGAAGCTGCTAAAGGATGCACGAAGGATCTACAGTTTGATGCATTTGTGACTTGTGATTCTTGCG ATGGGCGTGGCTATCCGCCTAATGCCAAAGTGAAAATTTGTTCAATTTGCAGAGGCTCAGGGACA ATTACAATTCCTCCATTTACATCAACATGCCATGCTTGTAAAGGATCGGGCCGAATAATCAAG GAACACTGCATGTCATGCCAAGGTTCAGGGTTTGTTGAAGGtgttaaagaaattaaagttACAATACCTGCAG GTGTGGATTCTGGAGATACAATACGTGTACCAGAAGCTGGTAATATTAGGCGACAAGGAAGTCAACTTGGTAACTTGTTCATTAAGATAAAG GTTGCAGCTGATCCTGTCTTTACTAGAGATGGTGCAGATGTTTATGTTGACTCCAATATTAGCTTTACACAA GCAATTCTTGGTGGTGCAGTGGAGGTGCCTACACTATCAGGAAAGATTCAAGTGAAA ATCCCAAAAGGATGTCAACATGGACATCTTCTTGCTCTAAGAGGCAAAG GACTGCCGAAGCATGGTTTTCTAGCATATCATGGAGATCAATATGTCCGTTTCCGTGTTAATTTGCCCAT TGAGATAAATAACCGGCAACGTGCGATTTTAGAGGAACTTGCAAAGGAGGAAATTAATAATGAAAACGAAAGCACCGATGAAGGCAACTG GCTTTACCAGCAGCTATCTACTGGTTGA
- the LOC121230332 gene encoding chaperone protein dnaJ 1, mitochondrial isoform X3, with amino-acid sequence MGRFNWLRLCRRHWVSTMPVEWTIDGGDGFRKFSTIFQSLNRERALHSCSFVTGKPLDLMTPGMSLKERYFHSTGSHFSAKQDYYEILGVPENATRDEIKKAYHALAKKYHPDANKNNPSAKRKFQEITDAYETLQNPEKRREYDTMRAGSSEDMGYGANGAEGFGFYGASGAKGFRYTYQTNFSDSFSKIFSEIFQDEMDQFAPDIQTEILLSFSEAAKGCTKDLQFDAFVTCDSCDGRGYPPNAKVKICSICRGSGTITIPPFTSTCHACKGSGRIIKEHCMSCQGSGFVEGVKEIKVTIPAGVDSGDTIRVPEAGNIRRQGSQLGNLFIKIKVAADPVFTRDGADVYVDSNISFTQAILGGAVEVPTLSGKIQVKIPKGCQHGHLLALRGKGLPKHGFLAYHGDQYVRFRVNLPIEINNRQRAILEELAKEEINNENESTDEGN; translated from the exons ATGGGAAGATTCAATTGGCTAAGGCTA TGTCGACGGCATTGGGTTTCAACCATGCCTGTGGAATGGACGATTGATGGAGGCGATGGGTTTAGGAAATTTTCTACAATATTCCAATCGTTAAATCGTGAAAGAG CTTTGCACAGTTGCAGTTTTGTTACTGGGAAACCCCTTGATCTCATGACCCCAGGAATGTCGTTGAAAGAGCGATATTTTCATTCAACAG GGTCTCACTTCTCTGCTAAACAAGATTACTACGAAATTCTTGGGGTGCCTGAAAATGCGACCCGAGATGAGATTAAAAAGGCATATCATGCA CTTGCCAAGAAGTACCATCCTGACGCTAATAAAAATAATCCTTCTGCGAAGAGGAAGTTTCAAGAGATAACAGATGCCTATGAG ACTTTGCAAAATCCTGAAAAGAGGAGAGAATATGATACG ATGCGTGCCGGAAGTTCAGAAGACATGGGATATGGTGCAAATGGTGCTGAAGGGTTTGGATTCTATGGTGCAAGTGGTGCAAAGGGGTTTAGATATACTTATCAAACAAACTTCTCTGATTCATTCTCTAAGATTTTTTCTGAG ATATTTCAAGATGAGATGGATCAATTTGCACCAGATATCCAG ACAGAGATCTTGCTCTCTTTTTCTGAAGCTGCTAAAGGATGCACGAAGGATCTACAGTTTGATGCATTTGTGACTTGTGATTCTTGCG ATGGGCGTGGCTATCCGCCTAATGCCAAAGTGAAAATTTGTTCAATTTGCAGAGGCTCAGGGACA ATTACAATTCCTCCATTTACATCAACATGCCATGCTTGTAAAGGATCGGGCCGAATAATCAAG GAACACTGCATGTCATGCCAAGGTTCAGGGTTTGTTGAAGGtgttaaagaaattaaagttACAATACCTGCAG GTGTGGATTCTGGAGATACAATACGTGTACCAGAAGCTGGTAATATTAGGCGACAAGGAAGTCAACTTGGTAACTTGTTCATTAAGATAAAG GTTGCAGCTGATCCTGTCTTTACTAGAGATGGTGCAGATGTTTATGTTGACTCCAATATTAGCTTTACACAA GCAATTCTTGGTGGTGCAGTGGAGGTGCCTACACTATCAGGAAAGATTCAAGTGAAA ATCCCAAAAGGATGTCAACATGGACATCTTCTTGCTCTAAGAGGCAAAG GACTGCCGAAGCATGGTTTTCTAGCATATCATGGAGATCAATATGTCCGTTTCCGTGTTAATTTGCCCAT TGAGATAAATAACCGGCAACGTGCGATTTTAGAGGAACTTGCAAAGGAGGAAATTAATAATGAAAACGAAAGCACCGATGAAGGCAACTG A
- the LOC121230332 gene encoding chaperone protein dnaJ 1, mitochondrial isoform X1 has translation MGRFNWLRLCRRHWVSTMPVEWTIDGGDGFRKFSTIFQSLNRERALHSCSFVTGKPLDLMTPGMSLKERYFHSTGSHFSAKQDYYEILGVPENATRDEIKKAYHALAKKYHPDANKNNPSAKRKFQEITDAYETLQNPEKRREYDTMRAGSSEDMGYGANGAEGFGFYGASGAKGFRYTYQTNFSDSFSKIFSEIFQDEMDQFAPDIQTEILLSFSEAAKGCTKDLQFDAFVTCDSCDGRGYPPNAKVKICSICRGSGTITIPPFTSTCHACKGSGRIIKEHCMSCQGSGFVEGVKEIKVTIPAGVDSGDTIRVPEAGNIRRQGSQLGNLFIKIKVAADPVFTRDGADVYVDSNISFTQAILGGAVEVPTLSGKIQVKIPKGCQHGHLLALRGKGLPKHGFLAYHGDQYVRFRVNLPIEINNRQRAILEELAKEEINNENESTDEGNWWERIVEHVTAPKFMIEISLLLLILLFLKKTLA, from the exons ATGGGAAGATTCAATTGGCTAAGGCTA TGTCGACGGCATTGGGTTTCAACCATGCCTGTGGAATGGACGATTGATGGAGGCGATGGGTTTAGGAAATTTTCTACAATATTCCAATCGTTAAATCGTGAAAGAG CTTTGCACAGTTGCAGTTTTGTTACTGGGAAACCCCTTGATCTCATGACCCCAGGAATGTCGTTGAAAGAGCGATATTTTCATTCAACAG GGTCTCACTTCTCTGCTAAACAAGATTACTACGAAATTCTTGGGGTGCCTGAAAATGCGACCCGAGATGAGATTAAAAAGGCATATCATGCA CTTGCCAAGAAGTACCATCCTGACGCTAATAAAAATAATCCTTCTGCGAAGAGGAAGTTTCAAGAGATAACAGATGCCTATGAG ACTTTGCAAAATCCTGAAAAGAGGAGAGAATATGATACG ATGCGTGCCGGAAGTTCAGAAGACATGGGATATGGTGCAAATGGTGCTGAAGGGTTTGGATTCTATGGTGCAAGTGGTGCAAAGGGGTTTAGATATACTTATCAAACAAACTTCTCTGATTCATTCTCTAAGATTTTTTCTGAG ATATTTCAAGATGAGATGGATCAATTTGCACCAGATATCCAG ACAGAGATCTTGCTCTCTTTTTCTGAAGCTGCTAAAGGATGCACGAAGGATCTACAGTTTGATGCATTTGTGACTTGTGATTCTTGCG ATGGGCGTGGCTATCCGCCTAATGCCAAAGTGAAAATTTGTTCAATTTGCAGAGGCTCAGGGACA ATTACAATTCCTCCATTTACATCAACATGCCATGCTTGTAAAGGATCGGGCCGAATAATCAAG GAACACTGCATGTCATGCCAAGGTTCAGGGTTTGTTGAAGGtgttaaagaaattaaagttACAATACCTGCAG GTGTGGATTCTGGAGATACAATACGTGTACCAGAAGCTGGTAATATTAGGCGACAAGGAAGTCAACTTGGTAACTTGTTCATTAAGATAAAG GTTGCAGCTGATCCTGTCTTTACTAGAGATGGTGCAGATGTTTATGTTGACTCCAATATTAGCTTTACACAA GCAATTCTTGGTGGTGCAGTGGAGGTGCCTACACTATCAGGAAAGATTCAAGTGAAA ATCCCAAAAGGATGTCAACATGGACATCTTCTTGCTCTAAGAGGCAAAG GACTGCCGAAGCATGGTTTTCTAGCATATCATGGAGATCAATATGTCCGTTTCCGTGTTAATTTGCCCAT TGAGATAAATAACCGGCAACGTGCGATTTTAGAGGAACTTGCAAAGGAGGAAATTAATAATGAAAACGAAAGCACCGATGAAGGCAACTG GTGGGAGAGAATTGTTGAACATGTAACAGCTCCAAAGTTCATGATTGAGATTTCTCTACTCTTGCTAATCCTGCTCTTCCTCAAAAAGACATTGGCCTAA
- the LOC121230694 gene encoding protein TRACHEARY ELEMENT DIFFERENTIATION-RELATED 7A, which produces MAYYYHSPPPPPSSPPPSPPYPVPPPTPTTVPVSPPHAPSHHCAPPKPTPSIPSSPTTPTTPPSKATPPSIPSHPPSPGKAPTPPTAAAPPVIPSKGSPPHSSSPPTKPPKSSSPPHFPPPPKSPPGKVPPPAAAPGPYSSKTPSAGAKPPKSSSSPSYSPPPKSPPGKVPPPATAPGPYISKTPPGAAKPPKSSSPSYSPQPKLSPGSLPLAPTPSFSSLSPSSESEVTVPPSLPGGGGGGNHTTIIAVCVSLGGAFFLAFLLVGFICLAKRKKKPVMVPEAAAAAASSSDEESDGTSASSPTTPHAAEQTVAVPMHQQGSNIQAVGAGGSHCEPGLSVDGSSHNRDC; this is translated from the coding sequence ACCATCATCTCCGCCTCCTTCTCCACCGTATCCAGTGCCTCCACCGACCCCGACGACAGTTCCGGTGTCACCTCCACATGCACCATCACATCATTGTGCTCCGCCAAAACCTACTCCAAGCATTCCCTCTAGTCCTACAACTCCAACCACTCCTCCAAGTAAGGCAACACCACCGTCTATACCTTCACATCCACCAAGCCCTGGTAAAGCTCCAACGCCACCAACAGCTGCTGCACCACCGGTTATACCCTCCAAGGGATCACCACCTCACTCCTCATCCCCACCAACAAAACCACCAAAATCTTCATCACCTCCACACTTTCCTCCACCACCAAAATCACCACCAGGTAAAGTACCACCGCCAGCTGCTGCACCAGGACCATACAGTAGCAAAACGCCATCAGCAGGGGCAAAACCACCAAAATCTTCGTCGTCACCTTCATACTCGCCACCACCAAAATCACCACCAGGTAAAGTACCACCGCCAGCTACTGCACCAGGACCATACATTAGTAAAACACCACCAGGAGCAGCAAAACCACCAAAATCTTCATCACCTTCATACTCACCACAACCAAAACTATCACCTGGTAGcttgcctcttgcaccaacaccATCTTTCAGTTCCCTGTCACCATCGTCAGAATCAGAGGTGACAGTGCCGCCATCACTACCAGGAGGAGGAGGAGGTGGCAACCACACAACTATTATCGCCGTTTGTGTATCCCTCGGTGGTGCATTTTTCCTTGCATTCCTTCTGGTTGGATTCATTTGCTTagccaaaaggaaaaagaagCCAGTCATGGTTCCtgaagcagcagcagcagcagctagCTCTTCCGATGAAGAAAGTGACGGAACCAGCGCCTCATCCCCAACAACCCCACATGCAGCAGAACAAACTGTGGCAGTACCAATGCATCAGCAGGGCTCTAATATTCAAGCTGTAGGTGCTGGCGGCTCTCATTGTGAACCAGGGCTCAGTGTGGATGGTTCGTCTCATAACAGAGATTGCTAA